In Harmonia axyridis chromosome 6, icHarAxyr1.1, whole genome shotgun sequence, a single window of DNA contains:
- the LOC123682816 gene encoding uncharacterized protein LOC123682816 translates to MRFFLIFLLFGVCVAKKGIEFETTEVTYLDPQYGTATCSSNKFNATTFLINVRMNLTKDIPTDAMLAVDIYKLSDNTYKKTALSMKRKLCQFMESGEFKMMWSSYMDERFNIPKKCPFSRGYYKAVDIDPNRLVTNELFNFLPSWDIKVEVAITSKNVPIMNLKIRFKVVDGY, encoded by the exons ATgaggttttttctcatttttttattgtttggtgTTTGTGTGGCAAAG AAAGGAATTGAATTTGAGACGACAGAAGTTACATATCTAGATCCACAATATGGAACAGCAACATGTTCATCGAATAAATTCAACGCAACTACATTTCTCATAAACGTGAGGATGAATTTAACAAAAGACATTCCTACGGATGCCATG CTAGCTGTGGATATTTACAAACTATCAGACAACACTTACAAAAAAACAGCTCTATCAATGAAGAGAAAACTATGTCAGTTTATGGAATCAGGAGAGTTCAAAATGATGTGGTCTTCCTATATGGATGAGAGATTCAACATCCCAAAGAAATGTCCATTTTCTAGA ggataTTATAAAGCTGTAGATATAGATCCAAACAGATTGGTGACGAATGAGCTATTCAACTTTCTACCATCATGGGATATCAAAGTTGAAGTAGCAATTACTAGCAAAAATGTACCAATAATGAATCTCAAAATACGCTTTAAAGTGGTTGATGGGTATTGA